From Patescibacteria group bacterium, a single genomic window includes:
- a CDS encoding S1 RNA-binding domain-containing protein — protein MTDFKTLLQANPLTIPKEGDVVKCKIISIDKGEIHVDIDGLTVGVVRGRELFSESAEYANLKVGNEVEATVLELENENGEMELSFRIAGYQRVWDSMKKWLKDGLTIKSKVLSANKGGIMMQVEALAGFMPVSQLSPEHYPRVAGGDKNRILEKLRELVGKELEVKVIDVNEKEEKLIVSEKAVWEDAQKAVLESYKVGDVIDGEVSALTSFGAFVKFGQDLEGLVHISEIAWQRIDHPKDILKVGDAVKAQIIQLDKSKIYLSIKRLVEDPWKLAKDKYKVGDKVMGKIIKIEPFGLMVALDKDIHGLAHISELSDEAIANINDKFKLGQSAEFEIMSLEPPEHRLGLRLAGVKGKTAKKAETIKEATKEEAVKEEEKAV, from the coding sequence ATGACAGATTTTAAAACATTGCTACAGGCCAATCCGCTGACTATTCCCAAAGAAGGGGATGTGGTTAAGTGTAAAATAATTTCCATTGATAAAGGCGAAATCCATGTTGATATTGACGGACTGACCGTCGGTGTTGTTCGTGGTCGCGAGTTATTTTCCGAATCAGCCGAATATGCCAATTTAAAAGTTGGTAATGAAGTGGAAGCTACGGTTTTGGAATTGGAAAATGAAAATGGCGAGATGGAACTTTCCTTCCGCATTGCCGGCTATCAGCGTGTTTGGGACAGTATGAAGAAATGGCTGAAAGACGGTCTGACGATTAAATCAAAAGTTTTGTCGGCCAACAAGGGCGGTATTATGATGCAGGTTGAGGCCCTGGCCGGTTTTATGCCGGTGTCGCAACTTAGCCCGGAACATTATCCAAGAGTGGCCGGCGGTGATAAAAATCGTATTTTGGAAAAACTGCGCGAACTGGTAGGCAAGGAATTGGAAGTGAAAGTGATTGATGTTAATGAAAAAGAAGAAAAATTGATTGTCTCTGAAAAAGCGGTTTGGGAAGACGCGCAAAAAGCCGTTTTGGAATCATACAAAGTGGGTGATGTAATTGACGGCGAAGTCAGCGCTCTGACATCTTTTGGCGCCTTCGTAAAATTTGGTCAGGATTTGGAAGGTTTGGTGCATATTTCCGAAATTGCCTGGCAGAGAATTGATCATCCGAAAGATATTTTGAAAGTCGGTGATGCGGTTAAGGCCCAAATCATTCAGCTTGATAAATCAAAAATATATTTATCAATCAAACGATTGGTTGAAGATCCGTGGAAATTGGCCAAGGACAAATATAAGGTTGGCGACAAGGTGATGGGCAAGATAATCAAGATTGAACCATTCGGCCTGATGGTGGCTTTGGATAAAGACATCCACGGGTTGGCGCACATCTCCGAGCTTTCCGATGAAGCAATTGCCAATATAAATGATAAATTCAAATTAGGCCAATCAGCTGAATTTGAAATCATGTCGCTGGAACCGCCGGAACACCGTTTGGGTTTGCGCTTGGCCGGAGTTAAAGGCAAAACCGCCAAGAAAGCCGAGACCATTAAGGAAGCTACTAAAGAAGAAGCTGTTAAAGAAGAAGAAAAGGCCGTATAA
- a CDS encoding GIY-YIG nuclease family protein translates to MSLSDQVKKLPLTPGVYIFIDKNNKPLYVGKATSLRRRVSQYFRPDTDPRIGEMVSKAKKIRHHKVETVLDAIVLEANLIKKYWPKYNVKDKDNRSFIFLVIPKIDYPRPLIVRGRELEKFPPSSAKIFGPYQSQTIIKNALKIIRRVFPYGTCKPLSGRACFDYHIGLCPGACVGAISKEDYQKNIDNIILFLKGEKKRLLKKLAKENPSAAAALKHIQDVTLISREDVGPVTFHRIEGYDISHFAGKESYGSMVVLTNGQPDNSQYRLFKIRTVTNNDLESLKEMVERRFKHPEWPRPDLILIDGGKPQVDFVAKVLDKNRIAIPMLGISKFQNDKLIFPVGTKPNFKELSEINRRALLRTRDEAHRFAIKAHRRRRGKI, encoded by the coding sequence ATGTCATTATCAGATCAAGTTAAAAAATTGCCACTGACGCCGGGGGTTTATATTTTCATTGATAAGAATAATAAACCTTTATATGTCGGCAAAGCCACATCTTTGCGCCGGCGTGTTTCGCAGTATTTCCGACCCGACACAGATCCGCGCATCGGTGAAATGGTGAGCAAGGCCAAAAAAATCAGGCATCACAAGGTTGAGACAGTACTGGACGCGATTGTGCTGGAGGCGAATCTGATAAAAAAATATTGGCCAAAATATAATGTGAAAGATAAAGACAACCGTTCGTTTATTTTTTTAGTCATTCCCAAAATTGATTACCCCAGGCCGCTCATTGTGCGCGGCCGGGAACTGGAAAAATTTCCGCCGTCTTCGGCCAAAATTTTCGGGCCGTATCAAAGCCAGACAATCATAAAAAATGCTTTGAAAATTATTCGCCGCGTTTTCCCGTATGGCACATGCAAGCCGCTTTCAGGCAGGGCATGTTTTGATTATCATATCGGCCTGTGTCCGGGCGCGTGCGTCGGCGCAATTTCAAAAGAAGATTATCAAAAAAATATTGATAATATTATTTTATTTTTAAAAGGCGAGAAAAAAAGATTATTAAAAAAATTAGCTAAGGAAAATCCATCCGCAGCCGCGGCTTTAAAACACATTCAGGATGTCACTTTAATTTCACGCGAGGATGTCGGGCCGGTCACCTTCCACAGAATAGAAGGGTATGATATTTCTCATTTTGCCGGCAAAGAAAGTTACGGGTCAATGGTGGTACTGACAAATGGCCAGCCGGACAATTCGCAATATAGATTATTTAAAATCCGCACGGTCACCAACAATGACTTAGAATCTTTAAAAGAAATGGTGGAAAGGCGTTTTAAACATCCGGAGTGGCCGCGGCCGGATTTGATTTTAATTGACGGCGGCAAACCGCAGGTTGATTTTGTCGCCAAAGTTTTGGACAAAAATCGTATTGCTATCCCGATGCTGGGAATTTCAAAATTTCAAAATGATAAATTAATTTTTCCGGTCGGCACGAAACCAAATTTTAAAGAATTGTCCGAAATAAACCGGCGTGCACTGCTTCGTACCCGGGACGAGGCGCACAGATTTGCAATTAAAGCGCATCGCCGCCGCCGTGGAAAAATTTAA
- a CDS encoding Gmad2 immunoglobulin-like domain-containing protein gives MKKAVIIVLGILIVLLLFVFGARFLTGEDTWICQNGQWIKHGMPSAAQPTTGCEPNQNSKNIIVNLPYMNDVVGSKFTVTGYARVFENQFNIRVLTFNNLKVYESTVTANAKDAGQFGDFQKVVALPNLADGTNLILEVYDLSAKDGSEQDLVKVPLVYKAEAVGITVTAPLPDVSVSSPVTISGTVTGNGWSGFEGQVGSVILLDEMGNSLGISPLTAKTDWTQLPTQFETTLNFNSSKDQNGTLVFTNENPSGDPLRNAQFRLPVVIKKSATQNMTVKVFFNNDKFDPNLLDCSKVYAVNRIIPKTQAVARAALEELLKGPTATEKTRGYITNIINSEVQIQSLTIANGTAQVDFNEALEQGVGGSCRVTAIRSEITNTLKQFPTVQNVVISIDGRTEDILQP, from the coding sequence ATGAAAAAAGCAGTCATCATCGTGTTGGGCATACTCATTGTTCTGTTGTTATTTGTTTTTGGCGCCAGATTTTTAACCGGTGAAGATACCTGGATTTGTCAAAACGGCCAATGGATAAAACACGGAATGCCATCTGCCGCCCAGCCGACAACCGGCTGTGAACCCAATCAAAATTCCAAAAATATCATCGTGAATTTGCCGTATATGAATGATGTAGTCGGCAGCAAGTTTACGGTTACGGGTTATGCCAGAGTTTTTGAGAATCAGTTTAATATCCGCGTGCTGACTTTTAACAACCTTAAAGTATACGAAAGCACAGTTACGGCCAATGCTAAAGATGCCGGCCAATTTGGGGATTTCCAAAAAGTAGTTGCTTTGCCGAATTTAGCTGATGGCACGAATTTAATTTTGGAGGTTTATGATTTGTCTGCCAAAGACGGCAGTGAGCAGGATTTAGTAAAAGTGCCCTTGGTATATAAAGCCGAAGCTGTTGGCATAACTGTCACCGCGCCATTGCCGGACGTCAGTGTAAGTTCACCCGTAACGATTTCCGGCACTGTTACCGGAAACGGCTGGAGCGGTTTTGAAGGTCAGGTTGGATCAGTAATTTTATTGGACGAGATGGGTAATAGTTTAGGAATTTCCCCTTTAACCGCCAAAACTGATTGGACACAATTGCCGACTCAATTTGAAACAACCCTGAATTTTAATTCAAGCAAAGATCAAAACGGCACTCTGGTTTTCACCAACGAAAATCCCAGCGGCGACCCGCTTCGCAATGCGCAGTTTCGTTTGCCGGTGGTTATAAAAAAGTCCGCAACCCAGAATATGACCGTAAAGGTATTCTTTAATAATGATAAATTTGATCCGAATTTGCTTGATTGCAGTAAGGTTTATGCGGTAAACAGAATAATTCCAAAAACTCAAGCTGTGGCCCGCGCGGCTTTGGAAGAATTATTAAAAGGACCGACAGCAACAGAGAAAACGCGGGGGTATATTACAAATATTATTAATTCCGAGGTGCAAATCCAAAGTTTGACTATTGCCAACGGGACCGCTCAAGTTGATTTTAACGAGGCGCTTGAGCAGGGCGTGGGCGGTTCCTGCCGGGTGACTGCGATCAGGTCAGAAATCACCAACACTTTAAAACAATTTCCAACCGTGCAAAACGTCGTCATTTCCATTGACGGCCGCACCGAGGATATTCTTCAACCTTAA
- the uvrA gene encoding excinuclease ABC subunit UvrA, which translates to MENKITIKGARVHNLKNISLEIPKEKITVITGVSGSGKSSLAFDTIFAEGQRRYIESLSPYARQFLGQMERADVDDIVGLSPAIAIDQKALSHNPRSTVGTLTEIYDYLRVLYARMGEVYCPNDGTKIEKLSVEEMIDIIINLGEEFKEKTVTILSPVVRGRKGEYYQLLYDFLNEGFDQARVDGKIVSLHDPIKLSRYKVHDIDIVMDRVMISDETRLFEAVENALTHSKGLVLVLFKENRDGEHERLLSSNWSCPEDGFSFPEIEPRLFSFNSPAGACEVCHGLGKKEIFSEEICDECQGKRLKPEALSVRIKNKNIHEVTSLTIDEAHKFFVDYGKKLTERQKIIAENTVKEICDRLKFLLEVGLDYITLARESYTLSGGEAQRIRLASQIGSKLSNTLYVLDEPTIGLHERDTEKLIKTLKSLREAKNTVLIVEHDERTIKESDYLVDLGPKAGEHGGEVVFIGDIKKALSDPPEETRSLTLEYLNGKKKIEVPRKRRWKETEEIKITGARQNNLKNLTAEIPLRKFVCITGVSGSGKSTLLYDTLYENLVKIKNRLPHLDNISKITGTEYVDKAIIVDQSPIGRTPRSNPATYTGIFTPIRDFFANLEDSRMRGYTHSRFSFNVPGGRCEACDGAGFNTIEMHFMPTVFVPCEVCRGKRFNRETLQVKYKNKNISQVLEMTVTEALKFFENIYFITDKLKVLQEVGLGYLRLGQSATTLSGGEAQRIKLARELTAPLGKKTLYLLDEPTVGLHYYDIELLLQVINKLVDKGNSVVLIEHNLHIIKSADYVIDLGPEGGDGGGKIVAKGTPEELSDNPNSYTGMYLREYL; encoded by the coding sequence ATGGAAAACAAAATCACAATCAAAGGCGCGCGGGTGCATAATCTGAAAAATATTTCTTTGGAAATTCCCAAGGAAAAAATTACAGTTATCACCGGCGTATCGGGCAGCGGCAAATCGTCGCTGGCTTTTGATACGATTTTTGCCGAAGGCCAGCGCCGGTATATTGAATCATTGTCGCCATACGCACGTCAGTTTTTGGGTCAGATGGAGCGCGCCGACGTTGATGATATTGTCGGATTGTCGCCAGCCATTGCTATAGACCAGAAAGCGCTGTCGCATAATCCGCGTTCAACTGTGGGCACTTTAACTGAAATTTATGATTATTTGAGGGTTTTATACGCCCGCATGGGCGAAGTATATTGCCCAAACGACGGCACGAAAATAGAAAAACTTTCCGTGGAAGAAATGATTGATATTATTATTAACTTGGGCGAAGAATTTAAGGAAAAAACTGTGACAATTTTGTCGCCGGTGGTGCGCGGCCGCAAAGGCGAATATTATCAGTTGCTTTATGATTTTTTAAACGAGGGTTTTGATCAGGCGCGGGTTGATGGAAAAATCGTTTCTCTCCACGATCCAATAAAATTATCGCGATATAAAGTGCATGACATAGATATTGTGATGGACAGGGTAATGATTAGCGATGAGACCCGCTTGTTTGAAGCAGTTGAAAACGCGCTCACTCACAGCAAGGGTTTGGTTTTGGTTTTATTTAAAGAAAATCGCGATGGCGAACACGAAAGATTGTTATCCAGCAACTGGTCCTGCCCGGAAGACGGGTTTTCTTTTCCGGAAATTGAACCGCGTTTATTTTCTTTTAACAGTCCGGCCGGAGCTTGTGAAGTTTGCCACGGCTTGGGTAAAAAAGAAATATTTTCCGAAGAAATTTGCGATGAATGCCAGGGCAAACGTCTTAAACCGGAGGCGCTATCTGTCAGGATAAAAAATAAAAATATACACGAAGTAACTTCCTTAACCATAGACGAAGCGCACAAGTTTTTTGTTGACTACGGAAAAAAATTAACCGAGCGCCAGAAAATAATCGCTGAAAACACGGTGAAGGAAATTTGCGACCGGTTGAAATTTTTGCTTGAGGTCGGTTTGGATTATATCACTCTGGCGCGCGAGTCATACACCTTGTCCGGCGGTGAGGCGCAAAGAATCCGGCTGGCTTCGCAGATCGGTTCAAAACTTTCCAATACCCTGTATGTGCTTGATGAGCCGACTATTGGCTTGCACGAACGTGACACGGAAAAATTGATAAAAACTTTAAAATCTTTGCGCGAAGCAAAGAATACGGTTTTAATTGTTGAACACGATGAGAGAACCATAAAAGAATCCGATTATTTAGTAGACCTCGGACCAAAAGCGGGTGAACATGGCGGCGAGGTTGTGTTTATTGGCGATATTAAAAAAGCGTTGTCTGATCCGCCCGAAGAAACAAGATCATTAACTTTGGAATATCTTAATGGCAAAAAAAAGATTGAGGTTCCGCGCAAACGTCGCTGGAAAGAAACCGAGGAAATAAAAATCACGGGCGCGCGCCAGAATAATTTAAAAAATCTGACCGCGGAAATTCCTTTGCGAAAATTTGTCTGTATCACCGGCGTGTCCGGCAGCGGCAAATCCACCTTACTTTACGACACTCTTTACGAAAATCTGGTAAAAATAAAAAACCGTCTGCCGCATCTGGATAATATCAGCAAAATCACCGGCACCGAATATGTTGATAAGGCGATCATTGTTGATCAATCGCCAATTGGCCGCACTCCGCGCTCAAATCCGGCCACTTATACCGGCATTTTCACACCGATCAGAGATTTTTTTGCCAATCTGGAGGACTCAAGAATGCGCGGTTATACCCATTCAAGATTTTCATTTAATGTGCCCGGCGGCCGTTGTGAGGCCTGCGATGGCGCCGGATTCAACACTATAGAAATGCACTTCATGCCCACGGTCTTTGTGCCCTGTGAGGTTTGTCGCGGCAAAAGATTTAATCGTGAAACCCTGCAGGTAAAATATAAGAATAAAAATATCAGCCAGGTTTTGGAAATGACCGTTACCGAGGCCTTGAAATTTTTTGAAAATATTTATTTTATCACCGACAAGTTGAAAGTTCTGCAGGAAGTCGGTTTGGGGTATTTGCGACTGGGCCAAAGCGCCACCACGCTCTCCGGCGGAGAAGCGCAGAGAATTAAACTCGCGCGCGAACTCACTGCGCCTCTGGGCAAAAAAACTTTATATCTATTAGATGAGCCGACTGTTGGTTTGCACTACTATGACATTGAATTATTATTGCAGGTGATAAACAAATTGGTGGATAAAGGAAATTCAGTGGTTTTGATTGAACACAATTTGCATATTATAAAATCGGCCGATTATGTGATTGATTTGGGCCCGGAAGGTGGGGATGGCGGGGGAAAGATCGTGGCCAAAGGCACGCCCGAAGAACTGTCCGACAACCCGAATTCATACACGGGCATGTATTTGCGGGAATATTTGTAA
- the uvrB gene encoding excinuclease ABC subunit UvrB yields the protein MSLFKLHSQYKPAGDQPQAIKKLIDGVKKGDRYQTLLGVTGSGKTFTVANVIASFDMPVLVMAPNKALAAQLYREYKNFFPENSVNYFVSYYDYYQPEAYMPTSDTYIEKEAMINEEIDRLRHQATSALSTRRDVIIVASVSCIYNLGVPENYLGSSLHLEVGQPITRGDLIRQLVKIQFARTPGALTRSKFRVHGDVFEIMPASENVVYRIELNEQKVSEISIVDALTRKINQNLNEIVIFPPKHFISTEPQLREAIGNIKKELKERLEYFNKNGLYLEAERLERRTKYDMEMLKTLGYCHGVENYSRHLAGKLAGEPPDTLLAYFPWKNGRDGKRQPEFLTIIDESHIGVPQVRGMYEGDKSRKEVLTQYGWRLPSALDNRPLKFSEFEDRVGQVIFTTATPGDFELRHSVQIAEQVIRPTGLIDPPVEVRPVFDKKTNNSQIDDLMKEIDGIVKNGERAIVNVLTKKMAEDLHEFLNKKGYKANYLHSDIKTFERTEILMNFRKGEFNVLVGVNLLREGLDLPEVTLVAIMDADREGFLRSESSLMQTMGRAARNVSGKVILYADNITGSMKRAIEEVDRRREKQLAYNKKHKITPQTIKKNIEQFLDVEGD from the coding sequence ATGTCATTATTTAAACTCCACTCACAATACAAGCCAGCCGGCGACCAGCCCCAGGCAATTAAAAAATTAATTGACGGGGTTAAGAAGGGAGACAGGTATCAAACCCTTTTGGGCGTAACCGGCTCGGGCAAGACCTTTACGGTGGCTAATGTCATCGCCAGTTTTGATATGCCGGTTTTGGTGATGGCGCCCAACAAGGCCCTGGCCGCCCAGCTCTACCGTGAGTATAAAAATTTTTTTCCGGAAAACTCGGTCAATTATTTTGTTTCCTATTACGACTATTATCAGCCCGAGGCATATATGCCGACGAGTGATACATATATAGAAAAGGAAGCAATGATCAACGAGGAGATAGACCGTTTGCGCCATCAGGCCACCAGCGCGCTTTCCACCCGCCGTGACGTGATTATTGTGGCTTCTGTTTCCTGCATCTACAACTTGGGTGTGCCGGAAAATTATTTGGGTTCGTCTTTGCATTTGGAAGTCGGCCAGCCGATTACACGCGGGGATTTGATCCGCCAGTTGGTGAAAATCCAGTTTGCCCGCACGCCGGGCGCTTTGACGCGAAGTAAATTCAGAGTGCACGGGGATGTTTTTGAAATAATGCCGGCATCGGAAAATGTTGTTTATCGGATTGAATTAAATGAACAAAAAGTTTCTGAAATCAGTATTGTGGATGCGCTGACCAGAAAAATAAATCAAAATTTAAATGAGATTGTTATTTTTCCACCCAAACATTTTATCAGCACCGAACCGCAACTTCGCGAGGCGATAGGCAACATCAAAAAAGAATTAAAAGAGCGTCTGGAATATTTTAACAAAAATGGATTATATCTTGAGGCCGAAAGGTTGGAACGCCGGACCAAATATGATATGGAAATGCTCAAGACCTTGGGATATTGTCACGGCGTGGAAAATTATTCCCGGCATTTGGCCGGAAAATTGGCCGGCGAGCCGCCCGACACTTTGCTTGCGTATTTTCCGTGGAAAAACGGCCGAGATGGAAAGCGTCAGCCGGAGTTTTTAACAATCATAGACGAGTCGCATATCGGCGTGCCGCAGGTGAGGGGAATGTATGAAGGTGATAAAAGTCGCAAGGAAGTGCTCACCCAATATGGTTGGCGCTTGCCGTCGGCTTTGGACAACCGTCCCTTAAAATTTTCCGAATTTGAAGATCGGGTGGGACAGGTGATTTTTACCACGGCCACGCCCGGGGATTTTGAACTGCGCCACAGCGTGCAGATTGCCGAGCAGGTGATTCGGCCGACCGGTTTGATTGATCCGCCGGTTGAAGTGCGACCGGTATTTGATAAGAAAACCAATAACAGCCAGATTGATGATCTGATGAAAGAAATTGACGGGATCGTCAAAAACGGCGAGCGAGCGATTGTAAATGTGCTGACCAAAAAAATGGCCGAGGATCTGCATGAATTTTTAAATAAAAAAGGTTATAAGGCGAATTATCTGCATTCGGATATAAAGACCTTTGAGCGCACGGAAATTCTGATGAATTTCAGAAAAGGTGAATTTAATGTTTTGGTCGGCGTGAATTTATTGCGCGAGGGTTTGGATTTGCCGGAAGTGACTTTGGTCGCGATTATGGACGCGGACAGGGAAGGATTTTTGCGTAGCGAGTCGTCTTTGATGCAGACCATGGGCCGAGCCGCGCGCAATGTGAGCGGCAAGGTGATTTTGTATGCGGATAATATTACCGGTTCAATGAAACGGGCGATTGAGGAAGTTGATCGCCGGCGTGAAAAGCAGTTGGCCTATAACAAAAAACACAAAATTACTCCGCAGACGATTAAGAAAAACATTGAACAGTTTTTGGATGTGGAGGGGGATTAA
- a CDS encoding RNA polymerase sigma factor encodes MTPAEQKQFGALYDKHIRKIYDFIYFKTYHKETAEDLASQTFLKAAENFVNFNPDKGTFSAWLYKIARNTVIDYYRTHKVEANIEDVFDLSQENDVLGDFDRKENLQKVKNYLSKLSSEQREIIVMRVWQEMSYEEIAEVLGKSQESCRMMFSRTLSKLKQEMPLTLFILFLIKSI; translated from the coding sequence ATGACCCCAGCAGAACAAAAACAGTTTGGCGCTCTATATGATAAGCATATCCGCAAGATTTATGATTTTATTTATTTTAAAACCTATCATAAAGAGACCGCCGAAGATTTGGCCAGCCAGACCTTTTTAAAAGCGGCTGAAAATTTTGTGAATTTTAATCCGGATAAAGGAACATTTTCAGCTTGGCTTTATAAAATAGCGCGCAACACAGTGATTGATTATTATCGGACGCATAAGGTTGAAGCAAATATAGAAGATGTTTTTGATCTGTCGCAAGAGAATGATGTTTTGGGTGATTTTGATCGCAAAGAAAATTTGCAAAAAGTAAAAAACTATCTGTCAAAATTGTCATCGGAGCAGAGGGAAATAATTGTTATGCGGGTGTGGCAGGAAATGTCATATGAGGAGATTGCGGAAGTTTTGGGAAAATCACAGGAAAGTTGCCGGATGATGTTTTCGCGGACACTGTCAAAATTAAAACAGGAAATGCCTTTGACTTTATTTATACTATTTTTAATTAAAAGCATATGA